The window ATAGAATGCGTCAACTGTTCGGATGCTTGCTGGATCCGGTGTGTAAGTGTCGCCTCGGCAGTCGGCGATCTTGTGTGTGAGATCAGCTTCGATGACCTGCCACTTTTTGAACCACTGTGAGTAAGGTAGATTCCGTAACCTTATGGGGTACAAGCGCACGAAGCGCCCAAGATCGAAGTCGAGTCCAGCGACGCAGACCGTCTCTTCGTACTTGGCGCTGGGATTCGGGTATGTTTTGACTGTGACAAGAACGCGGCCGCTACACTCCGGCATGACGAAGGTGTCTCACCTCAGCGCTGGACAGGAGCGGGGCGATACGATCAGCGACGATACTTCTGTGGCATCGGGCGGGATCCTCCTCGAAGCACACCAGGCACACGCGCTTATCGGCTGCCAGGATCTGAAGTGTCTCAAGCGCATCACCCTGTTCGTCTAGGAATCTACTGAACTCCTGCGCGAACTCATCAAACGC is drawn from Actinomycetota bacterium and contains these coding sequences:
- a CDS encoding DUF488 domain-containing protein; this translates as AFDEFAQEFSRFLDEQGDALETLQILAADKRVCLVCFEEDPARCHRSIVADRIAPLLSSAEVRHLRHAGV